The Hahella sp. HNIBRBA332 genome window below encodes:
- a CDS encoding thiamine pyrophosphate-binding protein: protein MIENGDLILHYLERLGVKYVFGVPGGSIEPLYNALARSERRGGPKAVLARHESGAAFMADGYARATGKLGVCISTSGPGATNLLTGVANAYADGIPMLVITAQPSIERFGLGAFQEGSCTGINTVSIFDSCTRFNTLVSHPAQLEHKLLMAIGYALSNQPGPVHLSVPLDIMRAKSPDPAGIFNMRAFINHEVVPSAESMHRLLKELAYVQKATLVIGEGCAGAMEPLLALAESRNWLIVTTPMGKGLVSEYHPLYRGVFGLGGHESARDALHPDNAERVIVIGSALDEVTTGGWDPNAIFSNRLIHLSGNPDHLSRSVMSRLSILGSPRLLLEPFAKYLKHAAPRKLKYSPGADGFPQHVIYADKEACLDVEAPIKPQALYWALSQVCPRNTPVLMDTGNSFLWGVHYWRTNPPLSDSTKLFHIGMGFATMGWAIGAAVGMALAKPDTPVICFTGDGSMLMSGQEITVARELDLNILFIVLNDSHLGMIKHGQRLGRAEDIANRLPHVDFAAMAKAAGLASQRITRLKELDEIGVDSLFSKPGPFVLDVVVDSEQVPPMRQRTKVLTGGNHEQQIRIPDESLV from the coding sequence ATGATCGAGAATGGTGATTTGATACTCCACTATCTGGAACGATTGGGAGTGAAGTACGTATTCGGTGTGCCAGGAGGCAGTATTGAACCACTTTATAACGCCCTCGCCCGCAGCGAGCGCCGGGGCGGACCAAAGGCGGTGTTGGCGAGACACGAATCCGGAGCGGCCTTCATGGCGGACGGATATGCGAGAGCGACAGGCAAACTGGGGGTGTGCATTTCGACTTCCGGTCCGGGAGCCACCAACCTGCTGACCGGCGTGGCCAATGCCTATGCTGACGGTATCCCCATGCTGGTGATAACTGCACAGCCGTCTATCGAGCGTTTCGGCTTGGGCGCGTTTCAGGAAGGTTCCTGTACAGGCATTAATACCGTCAGCATCTTCGACAGTTGCACCCGCTTCAACACACTGGTGTCGCACCCCGCCCAGTTGGAGCACAAGCTGCTGATGGCGATCGGATATGCGCTCAGCAACCAGCCTGGTCCAGTGCATTTGAGCGTTCCCCTGGACATCATGCGCGCCAAATCCCCTGATCCGGCGGGCATTTTCAATATGCGCGCCTTTATCAACCATGAAGTCGTGCCCAGCGCCGAGTCGATGCATCGTTTACTAAAAGAACTCGCGTACGTTCAGAAAGCCACGCTGGTGATCGGAGAAGGTTGCGCTGGGGCGATGGAGCCGCTGCTCGCTCTGGCGGAGTCACGCAACTGGTTGATCGTCACCACGCCTATGGGCAAGGGTTTAGTTTCGGAATATCACCCTTTATATAGAGGCGTATTCGGCCTCGGCGGACATGAAAGCGCCCGCGACGCCTTACATCCCGACAATGCAGAGCGCGTAATAGTCATTGGCTCCGCATTGGATGAAGTCACGACCGGCGGCTGGGACCCCAACGCGATTTTCTCCAACCGCTTGATACATCTGTCCGGCAACCCTGACCACCTCAGTCGCTCAGTGATGTCGAGACTGTCGATACTGGGTTCGCCGCGCTTGCTGTTGGAGCCTTTCGCCAAATATCTGAAGCATGCAGCGCCGCGCAAATTAAAGTATTCGCCGGGAGCTGACGGATTTCCTCAACACGTCATCTATGCAGACAAAGAAGCCTGCCTTGACGTGGAAGCGCCGATCAAACCGCAAGCGCTGTATTGGGCGCTGAGTCAGGTTTGCCCTCGTAATACGCCCGTATTGATGGACACGGGCAATAGTTTCCTGTGGGGCGTGCACTATTGGCGCACCAATCCACCCTTGTCAGATTCAACTAAACTGTTCCACATAGGCATGGGGTTCGCGACCATGGGCTGGGCTATCGGAGCCGCAGTCGGCATGGCGCTCGCCAAACCGGATACGCCTGTCATTTGTTTCACCGGCGACGGCAGCATGCTGATGAGCGGACAGGAGATCACCGTCGCGCGGGAGCTGGATTTGAACATTCTGTTCATCGTTCTGAACGACAGTCACCTGGGTATGATTAAACACGGCCAACGTCTGGGTCGCGCGGAGGATATCGCCAATCGTCTGCCACATGTGGATTTCGCCGCCATGGCCAAAGCGGCAGGCCTCGCGTCGCAACGCATTACCCGGCTTAAAGAGCTGGATGAAATCGGCGTCGACAGCCTTTTCTCCAAACCCGGCCCATTCGTTCTGGATGTGGTCGTCGACAGCGAACAAGTTCCCCCCATGCGCCAACGCACCAAAGTTCTGACAGGAGGCAATCATGAGCAGCAAATACGGATACCTGACGAAAGTCTGGTCTGA
- a CDS encoding site-specific integrase, with protein MGITVRYRQSRDRWVVTETYNGERVQTTFRTEKEARQYAAKSTTELNEAIHNGKMGRKPKRTFLEAAMRWVNEYNVESQHHHIERVAEYMGDEIALGMELVDKTRAMAKELRESGLSQSTINNRVQIVKRVLNLAYREWDWIEEPLGQKLKKPDPKNARHVYLTPSQVLMLATSVPEDCMWVGRVIILSAFTGLRQGELLKLGAENYIDGRIMLRPDQTKNGKPRIVPVLQEMREWLEGTLPFPIKYQDIRRGFECARTQCKMEHVRFHDLRHTYASFLAASNAPITAVRDLLGHSSLIVTSRYAHLFTSTLDDTVSNLPRINLSLMDKRDQTATKH; from the coding sequence ATGGGAATCACAGTTAGGTACAGACAAAGCCGCGACCGCTGGGTCGTTACGGAAACATATAACGGTGAGCGAGTTCAAACAACGTTTAGGACAGAGAAAGAAGCCCGCCAATATGCAGCAAAATCAACTACAGAATTAAACGAGGCAATACACAATGGAAAAATGGGGAGAAAGCCAAAGCGCACTTTTCTTGAAGCCGCTATGCGCTGGGTAAACGAGTATAACGTCGAGAGCCAACATCACCATATTGAACGTGTGGCGGAATATATGGGGGATGAAATTGCACTTGGTATGGAACTCGTCGATAAAACCAGAGCAATGGCAAAAGAGTTGCGCGAATCGGGCCTCTCCCAATCAACAATTAATAACCGAGTTCAAATAGTAAAAAGAGTTCTCAACTTGGCATATAGAGAGTGGGACTGGATTGAAGAACCATTAGGCCAAAAGCTTAAAAAGCCTGACCCAAAGAATGCCAGACATGTTTACCTTACTCCGTCACAGGTACTTATGTTGGCCACTTCAGTTCCTGAAGACTGCATGTGGGTCGGAAGAGTAATAATTCTTTCTGCATTTACAGGGCTTCGCCAAGGCGAGCTATTAAAGCTCGGAGCTGAAAACTATATAGATGGTCGTATTATGCTGCGGCCAGACCAAACAAAAAACGGGAAGCCAAGAATCGTTCCTGTATTACAGGAAATGAGAGAGTGGTTAGAGGGGACGCTACCCTTCCCAATTAAGTATCAAGACATAAGGCGCGGCTTTGAATGCGCGCGGACGCAGTGCAAGATGGAGCATGTTCGCTTTCACGACCTGCGGCACACTTACGCTTCATTTCTTGCAGCGTCGAATGCGCCAATTACAGCAGTGAGAGATTTGTTAGGACATAGCTCATTGATCGTGACCAGCAGATACGCGCACTTATTTACGTCGACGCTGGACGACACAGTCTCGAACCTGCCGCGCATCAATCTGTCTCTGATGGACAAGCGCGACCAAACTGCGACCAAGCACTGA
- a CDS encoding single-stranded DNA-binding protein codes for MFIKLCALGRDAELRYTPSGQAVATLALAYSIGHGDNRRTQWIDGALWGDRAISLEPHLTKGTKLVVTADDLELEQFTKGDGSPGAKIRCRIVKVDFASPKQTQPAPQPYRPATPPQPPVQMPATGQAYDEFDDIPF; via the coding sequence ATGTTTATCAAACTCTGCGCCCTCGGGCGTGACGCCGAACTGAGATACACACCAAGCGGACAGGCAGTGGCTACGCTCGCCCTCGCCTACAGCATTGGACACGGCGACAACAGACGGACCCAATGGATCGACGGCGCACTATGGGGCGACCGTGCTATCTCGCTGGAGCCACACCTGACCAAAGGCACAAAGCTGGTCGTGACGGCTGACGATCTGGAGCTGGAGCAGTTCACCAAGGGCGATGGTTCACCCGGGGCGAAGATCCGCTGCCGGATAGTTAAGGTCGACTTTGCGAGCCCGAAACAAACCCAGCCTGCGCCGCAACCATACAGGCCAGCAACGCCACCACAGCCGCCAGTCCAGATGCCAGCCACAGGCCAGGCATATGACGAATTCGACGACATTCCTTTTTGA
- a CDS encoding siphovirus Gp157 family protein: protein MPKLYEITGKLAELHNIDADNDETLQQAIADTLEAVEGEFKDKAAQIARLLQNLEADRSAIKSEVDRLNRREKSIERKEESISEYLRNHMELTRIKTVSTPLHTISCVAGREVAHIEDEAALPQDYVAVDVTIKPNKQAITQDLKAGKDIPGARLELGKSYIRIK from the coding sequence GTGCCGAAGCTATACGAGATCACCGGCAAGCTTGCCGAACTACACAACATTGACGCAGACAACGACGAAACCCTACAGCAAGCCATCGCCGACACATTGGAAGCCGTAGAGGGAGAGTTTAAGGACAAGGCCGCGCAGATCGCTCGGCTACTTCAAAACCTTGAGGCCGATCGCTCCGCCATCAAATCCGAAGTGGACCGACTAAACAGGCGCGAGAAAAGCATAGAGCGCAAAGAAGAATCCATAAGCGAATACCTGCGGAACCATATGGAGCTGACACGCATTAAAACCGTCAGCACTCCGCTACACACAATCTCATGCGTAGCAGGTCGAGAGGTGGCTCATATCGAAGACGAAGCCGCCCTCCCACAGGATTACGTCGCCGTAGACGTGACGATAAAACCCAACAAGCAGGCCATCACCCAGGACCTGAAAGCCGGTAAAGACATCCCCGGCGCCCGCCTGGAGCTTGGCAAGAGTTACATCCGCATTAAGTAA
- a CDS encoding phosphoadenosine phosphosulfate reductase family protein, with protein sequence MKELNVVSVSGGKDSTALALLAIEEGASNLEFVFADTGHEHQTTYDYVDYLDKELKRLCGKGITRVKADFAAQIAGKRRYVQKKWLKEFMGEDRSNRSRRKAKRRIYQALKAIKPTGNPFLDLCIWKGRFPSTRARFCSQELKHVPVDEYINKLRKEHGYQRVVHWQGVRRDESRARANLDEWELNFGDIESGAGFWTYRPLLDWKAEDCFAMHTKYGIKWNPLYEQGMGRVGCMPCIHAGKRELFEINRRFPHVPQTIDAWEKRVSSASKRGMSTFFAADKTPGAHKKDSRIKMPNIYDVIEWSKTGRGGNQYDLISAINLDSTPTCSSIYGLCE encoded by the coding sequence TTGAAAGAACTAAACGTTGTTTCTGTATCGGGCGGTAAAGACAGCACCGCCCTGGCCCTTCTCGCCATTGAGGAGGGCGCTTCAAACCTGGAGTTTGTGTTTGCGGATACTGGTCACGAACATCAGACCACTTACGACTACGTGGACTATTTGGACAAAGAACTGAAGCGGTTATGCGGCAAGGGGATCACACGAGTTAAAGCGGACTTTGCAGCGCAAATCGCGGGTAAACGCAGATACGTACAGAAGAAGTGGCTTAAGGAGTTCATGGGAGAGGATCGGTCCAACCGATCACGGCGCAAAGCTAAGCGCCGCATCTATCAGGCGCTAAAGGCGATCAAGCCAACAGGGAATCCGTTCTTGGACCTTTGCATCTGGAAGGGGCGCTTCCCCTCTACACGTGCGCGCTTCTGCTCCCAAGAGCTTAAGCATGTTCCGGTAGACGAATACATCAACAAGCTGCGGAAAGAACATGGCTATCAACGTGTGGTTCATTGGCAAGGCGTGCGCCGGGACGAGTCCCGGGCCCGGGCAAACCTGGATGAGTGGGAACTCAACTTTGGCGACATTGAGAGCGGCGCCGGCTTCTGGACCTACCGCCCCTTGTTGGACTGGAAAGCGGAGGACTGCTTCGCCATGCATACAAAATACGGCATCAAATGGAATCCGCTCTATGAGCAAGGTATGGGGCGCGTGGGATGCATGCCATGCATTCATGCAGGCAAGCGCGAGTTATTCGAAATTAACCGACGCTTTCCGCATGTTCCTCAGACTATCGATGCTTGGGAGAAGCGTGTCTCCAGCGCATCCAAGCGCGGAATGTCTACGTTCTTTGCCGCTGACAAAACGCCAGGAGCACACAAAAAAGACTCTCGAATCAAGATGCCAAACATTTACGACGTCATCGAGTGGAGCAAAACCGGACGCGGCGGCAATCAATATGACCTGATATCCGCCATCAATTTGGACTCCACCCCAACCTGCTCAAGCATCTACGGGCTATGTGAGTAA
- a CDS encoding helix-turn-helix transcriptional regulator, which yields MKTLGQRIRERRKELELTQAKVGKLVGVSSVSVTQWEKDETSPRGENLVKLAKVLDCEVDWLLEEKGRTPIPRKFQNAVWMGYVDTWEEGDPLKQGEVELPFYTEVQLSTGKGTVVKLDEEGRKSRCSAAFLEEKGLNPKKVAWVTVKGSSMAPVLPNGSYALIDTANTVINDGDLYGIDHNGMLLLRLIYRVPGGGIRLRTYNSNEYPDEVYTEESSQGIRILGRVFWYIVSMI from the coding sequence ATGAAAACACTAGGTCAGAGAATCAGAGAGCGACGCAAAGAACTTGAGTTAACCCAGGCCAAAGTCGGGAAACTGGTCGGGGTATCAAGTGTGTCAGTGACTCAATGGGAGAAAGACGAGACCTCCCCGCGTGGCGAAAATCTCGTCAAGCTCGCAAAGGTTTTGGATTGCGAGGTGGATTGGCTATTGGAGGAAAAAGGAAGAACCCCGATACCCAGAAAGTTTCAGAATGCCGTATGGATGGGCTATGTGGATACGTGGGAAGAAGGAGATCCCCTAAAGCAAGGTGAGGTAGAGTTGCCATTTTATACCGAAGTTCAGTTGTCTACGGGTAAAGGCACTGTCGTCAAGCTTGACGAGGAAGGAAGAAAGAGCAGATGCTCCGCCGCCTTTCTAGAAGAGAAAGGCTTAAACCCTAAAAAGGTTGCTTGGGTAACCGTTAAAGGCTCCAGCATGGCGCCAGTGCTACCCAATGGGTCGTATGCGCTTATTGATACAGCCAACACTGTAATCAATGACGGCGATCTATATGGGATTGACCACAATGGAATGTTGTTGTTGCGGCTTATCTACCGCGTCCCTGGAGGCGGCATCAGGCTTAGAACATACAACAGCAACGAATACCCTGACGAGGTTTATACAGAGGAGAGTAGCCAAGGCATACGGATTTTAGGTCGTGTATTCTGGTATATCGTATCAATGATTTAA
- a CDS encoding Cro/CI family transcriptional regulator, whose protein sequence is MKKTEAVDYFGNQANLAKALGIAPAAVYQWGDFIPELRAFQLERITNGKLKHARTLSSETTRSV, encoded by the coding sequence ATGAAGAAAACAGAAGCAGTGGATTATTTTGGCAACCAAGCAAACTTGGCCAAAGCACTTGGGATTGCTCCGGCGGCAGTTTACCAATGGGGTGACTTTATCCCAGAGCTACGTGCTTTCCAGCTTGAGCGCATCACTAACGGAAAACTAAAACACGCGCGAACACTATCCTCCGAAACGACACGATCAGTTTAA
- a CDS encoding replication protein — translation MTAQANVLAFPSAPKMEVVKADIDNGFFRLANELADSLCKVELSGRQYRVFMALIRKTYGYGKKYDWIVAEQLCQLMSYEGCPSHIRADIRELKARRMIVVDGRQMGPNPVISDWEMTKPSRPKTAHKRAETGPKMSRNQPVNEPKTACSYTTDSEQNRPKPARKTSRKRPTQKTIKTILQKTLLRKRVRNAPPKRRPILKSPTSCSAGHVTTGSPRTLSPKPTSFSITTGPRVRRSSAGSRLGVTGCATV, via the coding sequence ATGACGGCGCAAGCCAACGTCTTGGCGTTTCCTTCCGCGCCCAAAATGGAAGTGGTCAAAGCAGATATTGATAACGGCTTCTTTCGCCTAGCCAATGAGCTGGCGGACAGCCTTTGCAAGGTCGAGCTGTCAGGCCGTCAGTATCGCGTCTTTATGGCGTTAATAAGGAAGACCTACGGATACGGGAAAAAGTATGACTGGATTGTCGCCGAACAGCTCTGTCAGCTCATGAGTTATGAGGGATGCCCGTCGCATATCCGCGCAGACATCCGCGAGCTTAAAGCCCGCCGCATGATCGTTGTCGATGGTCGGCAGATGGGGCCTAACCCGGTGATATCAGACTGGGAAATGACGAAGCCAAGCAGGCCGAAAACGGCCCATAAACGAGCCGAAACCGGCCCGAAAATGAGCCGAAACCAGCCTGTTAATGAGCCGAAAACGGCCTGTTCTTACACTACGGATTCAGAACAAAACAGGCCGAAACCGGCCCGAAAAACGAGCCGAAAACGGCCTACACAAAAGACAATAAAGACAATCTTACAAAAGACATTGTTAAGAAAGCGCGTGCGAAACGCGCCACCCAAGCGCCGACCGATTTTGAAATCACCGACGAGCTGTTCGGCTGGGCATGTGACAACCGGATCACCACGGACCTTGTCACCGAAACCGACAAGTTTCTCGATTACCACCGGGCCAAGGGTACGACGTTCAAGTGCTGGAAGTCGGCTTGGCGTAACTGGATGCGCAACAGTATGA
- a CDS encoding replication protein P has protein sequence MEAKHIGSQQIRGVISRTLRQGDTLQHTAQSRAYGQSQAAISEQAAEIVNALFTELSGVFPAWKYAFPDHEVIQQAKKAWTKGFIENGILSMQQVQVGLTRARRLNSPHIPSVGQFIAWCRPTAEDLGLMPVQAAYRMACGGLQQLERRESLAYLAVRIAARETGSFELRARPESEMLPLFTRNYDIVCRRVMNGEDIQADIPKALPEQPVKASRPVPKEEARRRMADLLKSVSASS, from the coding sequence ATGGAAGCAAAGCACATCGGATCACAGCAAATACGCGGCGTAATCAGCCGAACGCTACGCCAGGGCGACACGCTACAGCATACAGCGCAGAGCAGGGCTTACGGACAATCACAGGCGGCTATTTCCGAGCAGGCGGCGGAGATCGTCAACGCCTTGTTCACGGAGCTTAGCGGAGTATTCCCCGCCTGGAAGTACGCCTTCCCAGACCATGAAGTCATCCAGCAGGCCAAGAAAGCTTGGACCAAGGGCTTCATCGAAAATGGGATTCTAAGCATGCAACAGGTTCAGGTCGGTTTAACCAGAGCGCGCAGGCTGAACTCCCCGCACATTCCCAGCGTGGGCCAGTTTATCGCGTGGTGTAGACCTACAGCGGAAGACCTTGGCCTGATGCCAGTGCAAGCGGCCTACCGGATGGCCTGCGGTGGACTTCAGCAGCTTGAGCGCAGGGAAAGCCTTGCCTATCTGGCGGTGCGTATCGCAGCAAGGGAGACGGGCAGCTTTGAGCTTAGAGCGCGCCCTGAAAGTGAAATGCTGCCGCTGTTCACGCGCAATTACGACATCGTCTGTCGCCGCGTCATGAACGGGGAAGACATCCAGGCGGACATCCCTAAAGCGCTACCAGAGCAGCCCGTTAAAGCTTCTCGCCCAGTCCCGAAAGAGGAAGCCCGCCGGAGGATGGCGGACCTATTGAAATCAGTTTCGGCCAGCAGTTAG
- a CDS encoding antiterminator Q family protein translates to MRRAVDETAWLLEQWARWSKFNTDNVGYPSSTPFARMAGSSVRSPVITDQEAAKVDLAVSKLRARDEEMGEVLRLYYMAGENLSYVVRRMPSLDRRKAGALIKAGALIKAGVAWVDAALCIGSAN, encoded by the coding sequence ATGAGACGAGCAGTAGATGAAACCGCGTGGTTGCTGGAACAGTGGGCGCGGTGGTCTAAATTTAATACAGATAACGTGGGCTATCCGTCGTCGACGCCGTTTGCGCGGATGGCGGGGAGTTCGGTGCGGTCGCCGGTGATTACGGATCAGGAGGCGGCCAAGGTGGATTTGGCTGTGTCCAAGCTGCGGGCGCGTGATGAAGAAATGGGAGAAGTTTTAAGGCTTTATTACATGGCGGGAGAAAACCTCTCATATGTGGTGCGACGTATGCCCAGTTTGGATCGACGTAAGGCTGGTGCCTTGATTAAGGCTGGTGCCTTGATTAAGGCTGGTGTCGCTTGGGTTGATGCGGCTCTCTGTATCGGGAGTGCCAATTAA
- a CDS encoding pentapeptide repeat-containing protein translates to MSADNQEKDSGSRLLDVKLSSLEKAVDEKCSTFEKKYKRLSEDLKKCFFLLDGLTKNYNKKSSIQLWVSVLGVFSSFLLAWSAYLNLKISSFQAFMIANQVFWQDRADKNDQRDKILNYLYSYKVDLSNENELADSMPFYNQGVREGAFKRLVEIESIQTEAPNVEDITGISVFDDTRKLFYKAEVKGNDNMEKGESYKISVVSLRKAFLNDFVWPDVSKVILVADNADISYSKIIDRKFVGASFVGAKFYKSDLTDSYFLDTNLSWANFREAIVANVLIKNSSLDHADFTNADLTGAKLWNVTLVNAVFSEADLTGVIIKDVDLSGVDLRGAKIDCSVIKRAINWKDAILDEGCN, encoded by the coding sequence ATGTCTGCCGATAACCAAGAAAAAGATTCCGGCAGCCGGCTTTTAGATGTCAAATTATCCAGTTTGGAAAAAGCTGTAGACGAGAAATGTTCTACTTTTGAGAAGAAATATAAAAGGTTGTCAGAAGATTTGAAAAAATGCTTTTTTTTGTTAGATGGGCTGACTAAAAATTATAATAAAAAATCATCAATTCAATTATGGGTTTCTGTTCTTGGAGTATTCTCATCTTTTTTGCTCGCATGGTCCGCCTACTTAAATTTGAAAATTTCTTCATTTCAGGCCTTTATGATCGCTAATCAAGTTTTTTGGCAGGATAGAGCAGATAAAAATGATCAGAGAGATAAAATACTTAACTACCTCTATAGTTATAAGGTTGATTTAAGTAATGAAAATGAATTGGCTGACTCGATGCCATTTTATAATCAAGGAGTTAGGGAGGGCGCATTTAAACGTTTAGTTGAAATTGAGTCGATTCAAACTGAAGCTCCAAATGTAGAAGATATAACTGGGATAAGTGTGTTTGATGATACAAGGAAGTTGTTTTATAAGGCTGAGGTTAAAGGAAATGATAATATGGAGAAAGGTGAGTCTTATAAGATTTCAGTTGTGAGCTTGCGAAAGGCCTTTCTAAATGACTTTGTATGGCCTGATGTAAGCAAAGTTATTTTAGTGGCTGACAATGCGGATATATCATACAGTAAAATCATTGATAGAAAATTTGTGGGGGCTAGCTTTGTAGGCGCAAAATTCTATAAGTCAGACCTAACGGATTCATATTTTCTTGACACTAATTTGTCATGGGCAAATTTTAGAGAAGCAATTGTTGCTAATGTTCTGATAAAGAACTCATCTCTTGATCATGCTGACTTCACAAATGCTGATCTAACCGGAGCTAAATTGTGGAATGTTACGCTAGTGAATGCAGTGTTTAGTGAGGCAGATTTAACTGGAGTTATAATAAAAGATGTCGACCTTTCTGGTGTTGATTTACGCGGTGCGAAGATTGATTGTAGTGTAATTAAAAGAGCTATCAATTGGAAGGATGCTATATTGGATGAGGGTTGTAATTAA
- a CDS encoding Rap1a/Tai family immunity protein — translation MSHAERIATPISALHLYAACQDAEKSEYARGFCDGAIDALYSSMDEWCVPPSVTHGEVKAQVKKELLGRVPQTSYDALEFVKKAVHRKWPCP, via the coding sequence GTGTCGCATGCGGAGAGAATTGCAACCCCGATATCTGCCTTACATCTGTATGCAGCCTGTCAGGATGCTGAAAAGAGCGAATATGCTCGCGGCTTTTGCGATGGGGCCATTGATGCACTTTATAGTTCAATGGATGAATGGTGCGTTCCACCAAGTGTGACACATGGCGAAGTTAAGGCGCAGGTAAAGAAAGAACTTCTTGGAAGGGTTCCGCAAACGTCATACGATGCATTGGAGTTTGTAAAGAAGGCCGTTCACCGGAAGTGGCCGTGCCCATAA
- the umuC gene encoding translesion error-prone DNA polymerase V subunit UmuC, producing the protein MTYALVDCNNFYASCEKLFRPDLKDTPVLVLSNNDGCIVARSREAKALGFPMGAPIFKFRDLVRQHGVVTFSSNYALYADISSRVMRTLGELAPVCEVYSIDEAFLDLSGVSACLDLVEFGQQVRQTIGQWIGITVCVGIAPSKTLAKLANHAAKRYPATGGVVDLSDRYRQRRLLTLTPVSEVWGIGSKLAARLGALGITTALELAEANPALLRKRLSVVVERTVNELNGVSCIELEDAPPPKKQIICSRSFGERITCFQNMREAVCEYASRAAEKLRREKQRASVITVFIQTGKFSKGEPYYSNAATGKLPFPSDDTRDFIELARVLLERIWRDGYRYLKAGVMLCDFSPPGVCQRHLFEEDEGRRGSVELMETLDKLNRGTGGVVWFAGQGIQQPWGMKRGRLSPAYTTRWGDILTVG; encoded by the coding sequence ATGACTTACGCCCTGGTTGATTGCAACAACTTCTATGCGAGCTGTGAGAAGCTCTTCCGACCCGATTTGAAGGACACGCCCGTCCTGGTACTCAGCAACAACGACGGCTGTATTGTCGCCCGCTCACGGGAGGCCAAAGCGCTTGGCTTTCCCATGGGCGCGCCTATCTTCAAGTTCCGCGACCTAGTTAGACAACACGGCGTGGTTACCTTCTCATCGAATTACGCCCTTTACGCGGACATCTCCAGCCGCGTTATGCGCACCCTAGGCGAGCTGGCTCCGGTGTGTGAGGTCTACTCTATAGATGAGGCGTTTCTCGACTTGTCCGGCGTCTCAGCCTGTTTGGATTTGGTCGAGTTCGGCCAGCAGGTCCGCCAGACCATCGGGCAATGGATCGGCATTACCGTCTGTGTGGGCATCGCTCCGAGCAAGACATTAGCCAAGCTCGCCAACCATGCAGCCAAGCGTTACCCAGCTACCGGCGGCGTGGTCGATCTCTCCGACCGCTACCGTCAGCGCCGTTTATTGACCCTTACGCCGGTTTCGGAGGTCTGGGGCATTGGTTCAAAGCTTGCCGCTCGCCTGGGCGCTCTGGGCATTACCACCGCCTTAGAGCTTGCCGAAGCGAACCCCGCCCTACTCCGCAAGCGCTTATCGGTTGTGGTAGAGCGCACGGTTAACGAGCTTAACGGCGTTTCCTGTATTGAGTTAGAAGACGCCCCGCCACCCAAGAAACAGATCATCTGTAGTCGTTCATTTGGCGAGCGCATTACCTGCTTTCAGAACATGCGTGAGGCCGTATGCGAATACGCAAGTCGCGCCGCCGAAAAGCTCCGCCGGGAGAAACAGCGCGCCTCCGTCATTACCGTGTTTATCCAGACCGGCAAATTCTCCAAAGGTGAACCATACTACTCCAATGCAGCAACCGGAAAGCTGCCTTTTCCTTCTGACGATACCCGCGATTTTATAGAACTTGCCAGGGTGTTACTGGAGAGGATCTGGCGGGATGGCTACCGCTATTTGAAGGCCGGAGTAATGCTTTGTGACTTCTCCCCTCCTGGGGTTTGCCAGCGTCATCTATTTGAAGAGGACGAAGGGAGGCGCGGTAGTGTGGAGCTTATGGAGACACTAGATAAGCTGAACCGGGGAACAGGTGGCGTTGTTTGGTTTGCTGGACAAGGTATTCAACAGCCCTGGGGAATGAAGCGAGGGAGGCTTTCTCCTGCTTATACTACTAGGTGGGGAGATATACTCACAGTTGGATAA